One window of Nicotiana tomentosiformis chromosome 11, ASM39032v3, whole genome shotgun sequence genomic DNA carries:
- the LOC117279326 gene encoding uncharacterized protein — translation MAAPPNFEEGQSTYRPPRFNGQYYGWWKTRMHDFIMAEDSRLWDVICVGPFIPTKTSGDPTVTVPKTRKEFNDSDRKAIEKNFRAKEILVCGIGPDEYNRISACQSAKEIWDALQTTHEGTTQVKQFKIDMLTTEYEFFNMKDDESI, via the coding sequence atggctgctccaccaaactttgaagaaggtcaatctaCCTACAGACCACCAAGGTTCAACGGCcaatactatggatggtggaagacaaggatgcatgaTTTCATCATGGCTGAAGACTCAAGGCTCTGGGACGTCATCTGCGTTGGACCCTTCATCCCTACAAAAACCAGTGGTGACCCAACAGTAACAGTCCCCAAAACAAGAAAAGAATTCAACGATAGTGATCGCAAAGCCATAGAGAAGAACTTTCGAGCAAAGGAAATTCTTGTCTGTGGTATTGGTCCTGATGAATACAATAGGATTTCAGCATGCCAATCTGCCAAGGAGATCTGGGATGCTCTCCAAACAACTCATGAAGGGACAACCCAAGTTAAGCAATTTAAGATTGACATGCTTACCACAGAATACGAGTTTTTCAATATGAAAGACGATGAATCCATCTAG